A genomic window from Desulfobotulus mexicanus includes:
- a CDS encoding lysophospholipid acyltransferase family protein produces MKAIRKQLGNPVLAIVILFIIRLISATYRYRTRGLDKVMTRLEKGEKILICQWHQQFFPAIARYGRWFNRFKPGLMISRSEDGRIIANVAERVGWHTVRGSSTRGGSEAMAEMIAHIRRTGLGGHILDGPTGPIGIVKPGAIRIAQQSEALLLPVLLIAEKRWQAESWDRFVIPKPFSTVILSFEEPLNPPDMDADPESFEVVRKTLEERMRPELY; encoded by the coding sequence ATGAAAGCCATAAGAAAACAGCTGGGCAACCCCGTACTCGCCATAGTTATTTTATTCATCATCCGCCTCATCAGTGCCACCTACCGCTACAGAACCAGAGGGCTGGATAAGGTAATGACAAGGCTTGAAAAGGGTGAAAAAATTCTCATCTGCCAGTGGCACCAGCAGTTTTTTCCTGCCATTGCCCGCTATGGCAGGTGGTTCAACCGTTTTAAACCGGGGCTGATGATCAGCCGGAGTGAAGACGGCAGAATCATCGCCAATGTGGCAGAGCGGGTCGGCTGGCATACGGTACGGGGATCTTCCACACGGGGAGGCAGTGAAGCCATGGCGGAGATGATCGCCCACATCCGCAGAACCGGACTGGGGGGGCACATACTGGATGGTCCCACAGGACCCATAGGCATCGTTAAACCCGGAGCCATCCGCATTGCCCAGCAAAGCGAAGCCCTGCTCCTGCCCGTACTGCTTATAGCAGAAAAACGCTGGCAGGCCGAAAGCTGGGATCGCTTTGTCATCCCCAAACCCTTTTCCACTGTCATTCTCAGCTTTGAAGAGCCCCTGAACCCGCCGGATATGGACGCAGACCCGGAAAGCTTTGAAGTGGTAAGAAAGACCCTGGAGGAAAGAATGCGGCCTGAGCTTTACTGA
- a CDS encoding L-lactate MFS transporter: MMENFEKSSLPNRWLVVAGSLLMQLSLGAIYTWSLFNQPLVETFGWSAGDTVFTFSLTLAFFSLAVIVAGRIQDKVGPRKVAIAGGILTGLGVSMASFATNIYFLYLSYGVIAGIGIGAAYVTPLATCSKWFPEKRGLITGLILAALGLGGMLFKPVILFFIENYGVSKAFLYLGLIYGSLIVAGAMALVVPPKGYQPPGWNPPAPEKGKSARQEFTPLQAMATPQFYMLVVWMFFGVSAGLMIISVAASIGTEMVGLSLAAAGNAVVTISLFNAFGRLGWGWISDRLGRKFSMLGIFILLSAAMFYMALMPMNYAGFLMATCAVGFSFGGLAAMLPTITAEWFGLENVGNNYGAIFIFYGLAALIAPRLAIAIGFEKALLVAGFACLGCIITAAFARAPDHRS; this comes from the coding sequence ATGATGGAAAATTTTGAAAAATCCTCCCTTCCCAACCGCTGGCTTGTGGTTGCAGGCTCCCTTCTCATGCAGCTCAGTCTGGGGGCCATTTACACCTGGAGTCTTTTCAACCAGCCCCTTGTGGAAACCTTCGGCTGGTCAGCAGGAGATACGGTATTCACCTTTTCTTTGACCCTGGCCTTCTTTTCTCTGGCTGTTATTGTGGCGGGAAGAATACAGGACAAGGTGGGCCCCCGCAAAGTGGCCATAGCCGGGGGCATCCTGACGGGCCTTGGCGTATCCATGGCAAGCTTTGCCACAAACATCTATTTTCTTTATTTAAGCTATGGTGTGATTGCGGGTATCGGCATCGGAGCCGCCTATGTTACACCCCTTGCCACCTGCTCCAAGTGGTTTCCTGAAAAAAGAGGTCTTATTACAGGCCTTATCCTTGCAGCCTTAGGTCTGGGTGGTATGCTTTTCAAGCCAGTAATTCTTTTTTTCATAGAAAACTACGGCGTTTCCAAAGCCTTTCTCTATCTGGGGCTGATTTATGGCAGCCTTATCGTTGCAGGTGCCATGGCTCTGGTGGTTCCCCCCAAAGGCTACCAGCCGCCGGGCTGGAATCCGCCCGCCCCTGAAAAAGGAAAGTCTGCAAGGCAGGAATTCACACCCCTGCAGGCCATGGCCACGCCCCAGTTCTACATGCTTGTCGTATGGATGTTTTTCGGAGTTTCCGCAGGGCTGATGATAATCAGTGTTGCCGCCAGTATAGGTACGGAAATGGTAGGGCTGAGCCTTGCGGCCGCAGGAAACGCCGTTGTCACCATTTCCCTTTTCAATGCCTTTGGCCGTTTGGGCTGGGGATGGATTTCCGACAGGCTGGGCAGAAAATTTTCCATGCTGGGAATTTTCATACTCCTCAGTGCCGCCATGTTCTATATGGCCCTCATGCCCATGAATTATGCGGGTTTTCTCATGGCAACCTGCGCCGTTGGCTTCAGTTTCGGCGGCCTTGCAGCCATGCTGCCCACCATTACCGCAGAATGGTTCGGCCTTGAAAATGTGGGAAATAATTATGGTGCCATCTTTATCTTCTACGGCCTTGCCGCCCTCATCGCTCCAAGACTGGCC
- a CDS encoding acetyl-CoA hydrolase/transferase family protein: MAVNVMNEYKSKLTSAENAVKVVKSGDHVFYGEFVLFPRRLDEALAERIHELNGLEVRGVCFTQFPKVIEKDPQRKHAVVSDYHFSGISRRLHDQNLCNYVPITYHQSPRFIRKYIQPDVAFITTAPMDKNGFLNFGLANSVTGANLSKAKKIVVEINENVPYCMGGNFESIHVSKVDYIVEGSNFPLIEVPPAPGKDVDREIATHILKEIEDGATLQLGIGGLPNLIGEMIAASDLKDIGIHTEMLVDSCVDLYESGRVTGRKKNIDHFKMAYTFAMGTKKLYDFLHLNPAGASYPVNYVNDPRIVALNPKVVAINNAVEVDLFSQVCSESSGYRQISGTGGQFDFIFGAFNSKGGKGIIALTSTYTDKDGTLKSRIVPTLKPGAIVTVPRSITHYVATEYGIAMLKGKSTWQRAEELINLAHPDFRDELIKEADKMKIWVNSNKHDA; this comes from the coding sequence ATGGCCGTAAATGTAATGAATGAATACAAATCAAAGCTGACAAGTGCGGAAAATGCCGTGAAAGTCGTCAAGTCCGGTGACCATGTTTTTTACGGAGAGTTTGTTCTCTTTCCCCGCAGACTGGATGAGGCCCTTGCGGAAAGAATCCACGAGCTGAACGGTCTTGAGGTGAGGGGAGTATGTTTTACCCAGTTTCCCAAGGTGATAGAAAAGGATCCCCAGAGGAAGCATGCTGTGGTTTCAGATTATCATTTCAGCGGCATTTCAAGGCGGCTGCATGATCAGAATCTCTGCAATTATGTGCCCATCACCTATCACCAGAGTCCGAGGTTCATAAGAAAATACATCCAGCCCGATGTGGCTTTCATTACCACAGCCCCCATGGACAAAAACGGGTTTCTCAATTTCGGCCTTGCCAATTCCGTGACCGGAGCCAATCTTAGCAAGGCAAAGAAAATTGTGGTGGAGATCAATGAAAATGTTCCCTACTGCATGGGCGGTAATTTTGAGTCCATCCATGTGTCCAAGGTGGATTACATAGTGGAAGGCAGTAATTTCCCCCTGATTGAGGTGCCGCCTGCACCGGGCAAAGATGTCGACCGGGAAATTGCCACACACATTCTCAAGGAAATTGAAGATGGTGCCACCCTTCAGCTGGGCATCGGCGGCCTGCCCAATCTTATTGGTGAGATGATCGCAGCAAGTGATCTGAAGGATATCGGTATCCACACGGAAATGCTGGTGGATTCCTGTGTGGATCTTTATGAGTCAGGAAGGGTGACGGGAAGGAAGAAGAATATTGATCATTTCAAGATGGCCTACACCTTTGCCATGGGTACAAAAAAACTCTATGACTTTCTGCACCTGAACCCTGCAGGCGCATCCTACCCTGTCAATTATGTCAATGATCCGAGGATTGTGGCCCTTAATCCCAAGGTGGTTGCCATAAACAATGCCGTTGAGGTGGATCTCTTTTCTCAGGTCTGCTCAGAATCTTCGGGATACCGTCAGATTTCCGGTACCGGCGGGCAGTTTGACTTTATTTTCGGAGCTTTCAATTCCAAAGGCGGCAAAGGAATCATTGCCCTGACTTCCACTTACACGGACAAGGATGGCACCCTGAAGTCCCGGATTGTCCCCACACTGAAACCCGGAGCCATTGTCACGGTGCCAAGGTCCATCACCCATTATGTGGCTACGGAGTATGGCATTGCCATGCTCAAGGGTAAATCCACCTGGCAGCGGGCCGAGGAGCTGATTAATTTGGCCCATCCGGATTTCAGGGATGAACTGATCAAAGAAGCCGATAAGATGAAAATCTGGGTGAACAGCAACAAGCACGATGCATAA
- a CDS encoding Txe/YoeB family addiction module toxin translates to MVLGKKGKLPSHTQKPKESVFQPEFREDLRYWVETDRKTALRIFQLIEAVMRDPFQGIGKPEPLKFLGSGVWSRRITQEHRLVYVVTHDKIDFVQAKYHY, encoded by the coding sequence TTGGTCTTGGGTAAAAAGGGAAAGCTTCCATCTCATACCCAAAAACCTAAAGAATCCGTATTCCAGCCGGAATTCAGAGAAGATCTAAGGTATTGGGTGGAAACGGATCGGAAAACCGCTCTCCGGATTTTTCAGCTGATCGAAGCCGTTATGAGAGACCCTTTTCAAGGTATCGGTAAGCCGGAACCCCTCAAATTCTTAGGCTCCGGTGTCTGGTCGCGCAGGATCACACAGGAACATCGGCTGGTTTATGTTGTTACCCATGATAAAATAGACTTTGTGCAGGCAAAATATCATTACTGA
- a CDS encoding MlaD family protein gives MDLEFSRRERVVGTFVVAIMVLLLSSLFILGRGKGWFERHISYHTIFAESYNLQRGAAVKLFNTDVGRVRRVTVKGEHVRVDLDILEAYSSRIREDTMATVESPTLIGSEYVSIRTAGRSDAPLVPHGGEIFSQERKSISDLIAEFEIEKTAKMVIGAVQDLSEMTSAFRDPKGPVFTAMDTVNLILMELQEGKGTLGSILKSRELMEEIHARMAEVSAILAHVEEAAGKTPESVDLVNENLAQLKVMGERLNKDMDTIMEGLHGELDKISRMIDDIATAGHDVPAITSNARSGIQEVRETLRELDKVVTSVQKNVLIRGNIPQEAPGMALEADGR, from the coding sequence ATGGATCTGGAATTCAGCCGCAGAGAACGTGTGGTGGGTACCTTTGTGGTGGCCATTATGGTGCTGCTGCTATCAAGCCTTTTCATCCTTGGCAGGGGAAAAGGCTGGTTTGAAAGGCACATCAGCTACCATACAATTTTTGCGGAAAGCTACAACCTGCAGCGGGGAGCCGCTGTAAAACTCTTCAATACGGATGTGGGCCGGGTACGCAGGGTAACAGTCAAGGGTGAGCATGTCCGGGTGGATCTGGACATACTGGAAGCCTACAGCTCCCGCATCCGTGAAGATACCATGGCCACCGTGGAAAGCCCGACACTCATAGGCTCGGAATATGTGTCCATACGCACGGCAGGCCGCAGTGATGCCCCCCTTGTTCCCCATGGCGGAGAAATTTTCTCCCAGGAAAGAAAATCCATATCTGACCTCATTGCGGAATTTGAGATAGAAAAAACCGCAAAAATGGTCATAGGAGCTGTGCAGGATCTTTCGGAAATGACAAGCGCGTTCCGTGACCCCAAGGGTCCGGTCTTCACCGCCATGGACACGGTGAATCTTATTTTAATGGAATTACAGGAAGGAAAAGGTACCCTTGGCTCCATTCTGAAGTCCCGTGAACTGATGGAAGAAATCCATGCCCGCATGGCAGAGGTCAGTGCCATCCTTGCCCATGTGGAAGAAGCTGCGGGCAAAACCCCTGAAAGCGTGGATCTTGTCAATGAGAATCTGGCTCAACTAAAGGTCATGGGAGAACGCCTGAACAAAGATATGGACACCATCATGGAGGGGCTGCATGGGGAGCTGGACAAAATTTCCCGCATGATAGATGATATTGCCACAGCAGGACATGATGTGCCCGCCATAACATCAAACGCCCGGTCCGGCATACAGGAAGTTCGTGAAACCCTCCGGGAGCTGGACAAGGTAGTAACTTCCGTCCAGAAAAACGTTCTCATCAGGGGCAATATTCCGCAGGAAGCACCGGGGATGGCCCTGGAAGCGGACGGCAGATAA
- the hisD gene encoding histidinol dehydrogenase produces MEMLKYPSAEAEARLQAIVARGLGETEEMTAQVARILEDVRTRGDEAVLEYTRRFDAPDLSAHALCVTEVEIDAAEKMVNPAFMKALDRAVEQIASFHRRQVQNSWIDTPRDGVMLGQLVKPVDAAGVYVPGATGGMTPLVSSVLMGGIPARIAGVKKVIMTTPPMADGSVNPHLLVAARKVGMDAVIRAGSAWGIAAMAWGTEQVPRVDVIVGPGNIWVTLAKKLVSGMVGIDMIAGPSEILVISDGKAPAAYAAADLLSQAEHDTMASAILVTTDAAFAKEVLAELEKQLANLPRKDTAEASLRDFGAILVVDTLEQAFDVSNRLAPEHLELLMEDPLSWIGKVRNAGAIFCGTHTPEPMGDYIAGPNHVLPTAGTARFASALGVDHFVKKSSLISYTRDAFMKEAEDVMHLAGIEGLEAHAHSVRVRLEKG; encoded by the coding sequence ATGGAAATGCTGAAATATCCTTCGGCTGAAGCCGAAGCGAGGCTTCAGGCCATTGTGGCCAGAGGCCTTGGAGAAACGGAAGAAATGACAGCCCAGGTGGCCCGTATTCTTGAGGATGTCCGCACAAGGGGAGACGAGGCGGTTTTGGAATATACCCGCCGTTTTGATGCACCGGATCTGTCGGCCCATGCCCTCTGCGTGACGGAAGTGGAGATAGATGCCGCAGAAAAAATGGTCAATCCTGCTTTTATGAAGGCACTGGACAGGGCCGTGGAGCAGATAGCATCCTTTCACAGAAGACAGGTGCAGAATTCCTGGATTGATACCCCCAGAGACGGAGTTATGCTGGGCCAGCTTGTGAAGCCCGTGGATGCGGCAGGGGTTTATGTTCCCGGAGCCACCGGAGGTATGACGCCGCTGGTTTCTTCCGTACTAATGGGGGGAATTCCCGCCCGTATTGCCGGTGTGAAGAAGGTTATCATGACAACGCCGCCCATGGCGGATGGTTCCGTGAACCCCCATCTTCTGGTGGCGGCCCGCAAAGTGGGTATGGATGCGGTTATCCGGGCTGGAAGTGCCTGGGGCATTGCTGCCATGGCCTGGGGAACGGAGCAGGTCCCCAGGGTGGATGTGATTGTGGGACCGGGCAATATCTGGGTGACTTTGGCTAAGAAGCTGGTTTCCGGCATGGTGGGCATAGACATGATAGCCGGTCCTTCGGAAATACTTGTGATCAGTGACGGAAAAGCTCCTGCCGCCTATGCTGCCGCCGATCTTCTTTCCCAGGCGGAGCATGACACCATGGCTTCGGCCATTCTGGTGACAACGGATGCCGCCTTTGCCAAAGAGGTGCTGGCTGAGCTGGAAAAGCAGCTGGCAAACCTTCCCAGAAAGGATACGGCGGAAGCTTCCCTGCGGGATTTCGGAGCCATCCTTGTGGTGGATACCCTGGAGCAGGCCTTTGATGTTTCCAACCGTTTGGCCCCGGAACATCTGGAGCTGCTCATGGAAGACCCCCTTTCCTGGATAGGAAAGGTCCGTAATGCCGGAGCCATTTTCTGCGGCACCCATACGCCGGAACCCATGGGGGACTATATTGCAGGACCCAACCATGTGCTTCCTACGGCAGGCACTGCCCGTTTTGCCTCTGCCCTTGGAGTGGATCATTTTGTGAAAAAATCCAGCCTGATATCCTATACAAGGGATGCTTTTATGAAGGAAGCCGAAGATGTGATGCATCTTGCAGGCATTGAGGGCCTTGAGGCCCACGCCCATTCGGTGCGGGTGCGGCTGGAAAAGGGTTGA
- a CDS encoding type II toxin-antitoxin system Phd/YefM family antitoxin, whose translation MTIQTTYTQARAGLASLLDTVTDNREIVIIQRRGREDVAMISANELSGVLETAHLLRSPKNAARLLKSLERVRENSGSPQRIDDLRKEVGLG comes from the coding sequence ATGACCATACAGACAACATATACTCAGGCCCGTGCAGGCCTTGCGTCTTTACTGGATACAGTCACGGATAACCGGGAAATTGTCATTATTCAGCGCCGTGGGCGGGAAGATGTTGCCATGATAAGTGCCAACGAGCTTTCCGGCGTGCTGGAAACCGCTCATCTTCTCAGATCCCCTAAAAACGCAGCAAGACTTCTTAAAAGCCTTGAAAGAGTCCGTGAAAATTCCGGCTCTCCTCAGAGAATCGATGATCTGAGAAAAGAGGTTGGTCTTGGGTAA
- a CDS encoding flagellin — protein MTLRFNTDITGMFGANQLSRLQQGLGSSISRMGSGLQIQKAADNASGLTIANNLSSQARGFGQAMRNASDAISIAQVADGGMSGVSATLHGIREKVLQAANASQSTESRTAIQADISKAVTAMDDIASNTRFNNQPLLSGTFTDKSFQIGNLPGQTLNFSISAVNSGRLGDPDLGTVADIDVTTEEGARTALGIVDAALGQVNANRANLGSAHNQLESSIRSIATSRVQTSAAESSIRDVDIAEESMNMNRIKNLTNASLFAQIQGRANRENVFSILMPGAA, from the coding sequence ATGACCCTCCGGTTCAATACAGACATAACAGGCATGTTCGGGGCAAACCAGCTTTCCCGTTTGCAGCAGGGGCTGGGTTCGTCCATTTCCCGCATGGGGTCCGGTCTGCAGATCCAGAAGGCAGCGGATAATGCTTCCGGTCTTACCATTGCCAATAATCTTTCTTCACAGGCAAGGGGATTCGGTCAGGCCATGCGCAATGCCAGCGATGCCATAAGCATTGCCCAGGTGGCAGATGGCGGGATGTCCGGTGTATCCGCAACCCTTCACGGTATCCGGGAAAAGGTGCTACAGGCGGCCAATGCCAGTCAGTCCACCGAGAGCAGGACTGCCATTCAGGCAGATATTTCAAAGGCCGTTACTGCCATGGATGACATTGCATCCAATACCCGTTTCAACAATCAGCCCCTCCTTTCCGGAACTTTTACGGATAAAAGTTTTCAGATAGGAAACCTGCCGGGCCAGACACTAAACTTTTCCATCTCTGCCGTCAATTCCGGCCGTCTTGGAGATCCGGATCTTGGTACTGTTGCGGATATTGATGTGACCACAGAAGAAGGTGCCAGGACTGCTCTGGGTATTGTGGATGCTGCCCTTGGGCAGGTTAATGCTAACCGTGCCAATCTGGGTTCGGCCCATAATCAGCTGGAAAGCAGTATCAGAAGCATTGCCACCAGCCGTGTTCAGACATCTGCTGCGGAATCTTCCATCAGGGATGTGGATATTGCCGAAGAATCCATGAATATGAATCGGATAAAAAATCTTACCAATGCCAGTCTTTTTGCCCAGATTCAGGGGCGGGCCAACCGGGAGAATGTATTTTCCATTCTGATGCCGGGTGCTGCATAA
- the serC gene encoding 3-phosphoserine/phosphohydroxythreonine transaminase gives MTERIHNFNPGPAALPLSVLEEVQAEMLNFKNSGMSILEISHRSDLFAEVLASARNRAKRLLNLPDNYRVLFIQGGASLQFAMAPMNFLGPDDRADYINTGTWATKAFEQASLLGKKVRYAASSEEKAFSFIPKNADFDPKARYVHITSNNTIRGTQWQHYPDTGEMPLVCDMCSDIFSRPVPVEKFGLIYAGAQKNLGPSGLTLVIIREDMLHWNPDAVMPTLMRYKTYSDHYSMYNTPPCFGIYVAEKVMAWLENEIGGLEKMAALNRAKAERLYQALDATDFYQGTAEKEDRSLMNVTFRLKNTELEPVFIKEALNAGLSGLKGHKSVGGCRASLYNATGMDAVESLLAFMKDFEKRKG, from the coding sequence ATGACAGAGCGTATCCACAATTTCAACCCCGGCCCCGCAGCCCTGCCCCTTTCCGTGCTGGAGGAAGTGCAGGCGGAAATGCTGAATTTCAAGAATTCAGGTATGTCTATTCTGGAAATCAGCCATCGCTCGGATCTCTTCGCTGAGGTGCTGGCAAGTGCCAGAAACAGGGCCAAAAGACTTTTAAATCTGCCGGACAACTACCGTGTGCTTTTTATTCAGGGCGGTGCCAGCCTGCAGTTTGCCATGGCACCCATGAACTTTCTGGGTCCCGATGACAGGGCGGATTACATAAACACAGGCACCTGGGCCACCAAAGCCTTTGAACAGGCCTCTCTTCTGGGGAAAAAGGTCCGTTATGCCGCATCTTCCGAAGAAAAAGCCTTTTCCTTTATTCCAAAAAACGCAGATTTTGACCCAAAAGCCCGCTATGTGCACATCACATCCAACAACACCATACGGGGTACCCAGTGGCAGCATTATCCGGATACGGGAGAAATGCCTCTGGTTTGCGACATGTGCTCTGATATTTTCAGCAGGCCCGTACCCGTGGAAAAATTCGGCCTCATATATGCGGGAGCCCAGAAAAATCTTGGACCTTCCGGCCTTACGCTGGTCATTATCCGGGAAGATATGCTGCACTGGAATCCCGATGCCGTCATGCCCACCCTAATGCGATACAAAACCTATTCCGACCACTATTCCATGTACAATACTCCACCCTGCTTCGGCATATATGTTGCAGAAAAGGTCATGGCCTGGCTGGAAAATGAGATCGGTGGACTTGAAAAAATGGCAGCCCTTAACAGGGCCAAAGCAGAACGCCTTTATCAGGCTCTGGATGCCACGGACTTTTATCAGGGCACAGCAGAAAAAGAAGACCGCTCCCTGATGAATGTCACCTTCCGGCTAAAAAACACGGAACTTGAGCCTGTATTCATCAAGGAAGCCCTGAACGCAGGCTTAAGCGGACTCAAGGGACACAAAAGTGTGGGCGGGTGCAGGGCATCCCTTTACAATGCCACGGGCATGGATGCCGTGGAAAGTCTTCTGGCATTTATGAAAGATTTTGAAAAAAGAAAGGGCTGA